One Flagellimonas sp. CMM7 genomic region harbors:
- the lpxB gene encoding lipid-A-disaccharide synthase, protein MKYYIIAGEASGDLHGSNLIKAIKKKDEAADIRCWGGDLMQQAGGELAKHYKNMAFMGFLEVIKNIPTIFKNIAFCKEDIQKFDPDLIIFIDFSGFNLRIAKWAKKNKFRTNYYISPQIWASREGRIEKIKRDIDNMYVILPFEKDFYEKKHNYPVNFVGHPLIDAIENTKIVEEASFRKEYSLDPQKPIIALLPGSRKQEVQKMLNIMLSVRGDFPNYQFVIAGAPSLPDDFYNSFVKENNVGYVSNQTYSLLRHSHAALVTSGTATLETALFGIPQVVCYKGNWISYQIAKRIITLDYISLVNLIMDKEVVKELIQSDLTSGNIKEELSKIIEGDDRNRILADYKLLKAKLGGKGASQLAAKLIIENA, encoded by the coding sequence ATGAAGTACTACATAATAGCCGGTGAAGCCTCCGGGGACCTACACGGTTCCAACCTTATTAAAGCCATCAAGAAAAAAGATGAAGCTGCGGACATTCGTTGTTGGGGCGGAGACTTAATGCAACAAGCTGGCGGAGAATTGGCCAAACATTATAAAAACATGGCCTTTATGGGTTTCTTGGAAGTCATAAAGAACATCCCTACTATTTTTAAGAACATTGCTTTTTGCAAGGAGGATATTCAGAAGTTTGATCCTGACCTTATTATTTTCATCGATTTCTCAGGCTTTAACTTGCGCATTGCAAAATGGGCCAAGAAAAATAAATTTAGGACCAATTATTATATTTCTCCGCAAATATGGGCTTCTCGTGAAGGTAGGATTGAAAAGATAAAACGAGATATTGACAATATGTACGTAATTCTCCCTTTTGAAAAGGACTTTTACGAAAAGAAACATAATTATCCCGTAAACTTTGTTGGCCATCCTCTGATCGATGCCATAGAAAACACGAAAATTGTTGAAGAAGCTTCGTTTAGAAAAGAATATAGTCTAGATCCACAAAAACCTATCATTGCGCTTTTGCCGGGCAGCAGAAAACAGGAAGTACAAAAAATGTTGAATATCATGCTCTCTGTAAGAGGTGATTTTCCAAACTATCAATTTGTTATTGCAGGAGCGCCAAGTTTACCCGATGACTTTTATAATTCCTTTGTAAAAGAAAACAATGTTGGGTATGTATCCAATCAAACTTATTCATTGTTAAGACATTCCCATGCCGCTTTGGTTACTAGTGGAACAGCAACTTTAGAAACTGCCCTTTTTGGCATCCCTCAAGTGGTGTGCTATAAAGGTAATTGGATTTCTTATCAAATCGCGAAGCGTATCATCACTTTAGATTACATTTCACTGGTCAATTTAATTATGGACAAAGAAGTAGTCAAAGAATTGATTCAAAGTGATTTAACTTCTGGAAACATCAAAGAGGAGCTTTCAAAAATTATAGAAGGTGATGACAGAAATCGTATTTTGGCAGACTATAAATTGCTTAAAGCAAAATTGGGTGGAAAAGGCGCAAGTCAATTGGCAGCCAAATTAATCATTGAAAATGCTTAG
- the rodA gene encoding rod shape-determining protein RodA — protein sequence MSGKGLFGRIDWLTVFLYACLVLIGWINIYSTTLSDPNASIFDFSTLYGKQLFFIGLALAGVVLVLFIETNFFERFSSIFYIISMVLLLGLFVFGKTIAGATSWYDLGFFNLQPSELAKVATALALAKYLSDIQTDIKNRKHQLYALLIILLPALLILPQPDPGSSLIYFSLFFVLFREGFPLYYFGILLTIVILFAATLMFGTVWVAIGLVTLTILIFIFKRKSTKIPILPLVGGIVASVLFSLSVGFVYENVFEQRHRDRFALWLSLEKDEKKLEEIRKTIGYNTYQSEKAIESGGFFGKGFLEGTRTKGDFVPEQHTDYIFSSVGEEWGFMGTVTVILLFSFFFLRLIFIAERQKNDFSRMFGYGVISILLIHYFINIGMVIGLLPTIGVPLPFFSYGGSGLIFFTMLLFIFLKLDSNRLKDGI from the coding sequence ATGTCTGGTAAAGGGCTTTTTGGTAGAATAGATTGGCTTACGGTTTTTCTTTATGCGTGTTTGGTTCTTATTGGTTGGATCAATATTTATTCCACAACACTAAGTGACCCCAACGCTTCAATTTTTGATTTTTCCACGCTTTATGGAAAACAACTATTCTTCATAGGATTGGCCCTTGCAGGAGTTGTTCTCGTCCTTTTTATCGAAACCAATTTTTTTGAACGTTTCTCATCCATTTTCTACATTATATCAATGGTCTTGCTACTAGGACTTTTTGTCTTTGGGAAAACCATTGCGGGAGCTACATCTTGGTATGATTTGGGGTTCTTTAACCTGCAACCTTCGGAGCTGGCAAAGGTTGCCACTGCGCTGGCATTGGCCAAATATCTAAGTGATATTCAGACAGATATAAAGAATAGAAAGCATCAATTATACGCATTGCTAATCATTTTATTACCGGCACTTCTTATTTTACCTCAACCAGATCCTGGAAGCTCCCTCATCTATTTCTCTCTCTTTTTTGTGCTTTTTAGAGAAGGGTTTCCATTGTACTATTTTGGGATTTTGTTGACCATTGTCATTTTGTTTGCCGCTACATTAATGTTTGGAACGGTTTGGGTGGCCATTGGGCTGGTAACACTGACCATCTTAATCTTTATTTTTAAAAGAAAGTCCACAAAGATTCCCATTTTGCCACTAGTAGGGGGCATTGTAGCTTCTGTTCTATTTTCATTGTCTGTTGGCTTTGTTTATGAAAATGTTTTTGAACAACGACACCGTGATCGTTTTGCTCTATGGCTTAGCTTGGAAAAAGACGAGAAGAAATTAGAAGAAATTAGAAAAACTATTGGTTATAATACGTATCAATCTGAAAAGGCAATAGAATCTGGTGGATTCTTTGGAAAAGGGTTTTTGGAAGGTACGCGGACCAAAGGAGACTTTGTTCCAGAACAACATACGGATTATATTTTTAGTTCTGTGGGGGAAGAATGGGGCTTTATGGGAACGGTTACCGTAATTCTGCTTTTTTCCTTTTTCTTTTTACGGTTGATTTTTATTGCGGAAAGACAGAAAAATGATTTTAGCCGAATGTTCGGTTATGGAGTTATTTCCATATTGTTAATCCATTATTTTATCAATATTGGAATGGTGATTGGGTTGCTCCCTACCATTGGAGTTCCACTGCCATTTTTTAGTTATGGAGGTTCTGGATTGATATTCTTTACGATGCTACTTTTTATTTTTTTAAAGCTAGACTCCAATCGTCTAAAAGATGGTATTTAA
- a CDS encoding C40 family peptidase — protein sequence MLKRALYFLSFLILFGCGSAKKKRTYRTPITVSVEGSSEETPTLEKPKKEKKKNSKVEDVIATAMTFSGTRYKFGGTTRKGMDCSGLLYVSLKENDITFPRVSYQMAEEGKRIKVGQVQKGDLLFFKTSKSGKRVNHVGLVVDVRGDDIKFIHSSTSRGVIVSSLREGYWNYAFVKAMRIL from the coding sequence ATGTTAAAAAGAGCCCTCTATTTTCTTTCCTTTTTAATCCTTTTTGGTTGTGGGTCAGCCAAGAAAAAAAGAACCTATCGTACTCCAATAACTGTTTCTGTTGAAGGGTCTTCTGAGGAAACCCCGACACTGGAAAAACCAAAAAAAGAGAAAAAGAAAAATTCAAAGGTTGAAGACGTAATTGCAACAGCCATGACCTTTTCCGGTACTCGCTATAAATTTGGCGGCACTACAAGAAAAGGAATGGATTGTTCTGGGCTTTTATATGTTTCGTTAAAAGAAAACGATATTACCTTCCCAAGGGTCTCCTACCAAATGGCGGAAGAGGGCAAACGCATAAAAGTTGGCCAGGTACAAAAAGGAGATCTTCTTTTTTTTAAAACCAGTAAAAGCGGAAAGCGCGTAAACCATGTAGGTTTGGTTGTTGATGTTAGGGGAGATGACATAAAATTTATCCACTCCTCCACCTCAAGAGGAGTTATTGTATCATCCCTTAGAGAGGGGTATTGGAATTATGCTTTTGTAAAGGCGATGCGAATTCTGTAA
- the surE gene encoding 5'/3'-nucleotidase SurE: protein MKKPLILVTNDDGITAPGLRELIRIMKEIGEVIVVAPDSPQSGMGHAITIDNTLYSKKVIIDQEEGAPSEYSCSGTPADCVKLGLQEILDRKPDICVSGINHGSNASINVIYSGTMSAAIEAGIEGIPAIGFSLCDYSWEADFSHASKSIKTIVTEALLHGIPKGIVLNVNIPKTDDEPKGIKVCRQARANWKEKFDKRISPTGKDYYWLTGEFELLDKGEDTDEWALAQGYVSVVPTQFDLTAHHTIPQVNNWSLNEK, encoded by the coding sequence ATGAAAAAACCACTCATCCTAGTTACTAACGATGATGGGATAACTGCCCCGGGACTTAGAGAATTAATACGGATAATGAAGGAAATTGGTGAGGTCATTGTTGTGGCTCCTGACAGTCCGCAATCTGGTATGGGGCATGCAATAACTATAGACAATACATTATATTCAAAAAAAGTAATCATAGATCAAGAAGAGGGCGCTCCAAGTGAGTACAGTTGTAGCGGAACCCCTGCCGACTGTGTAAAATTGGGCCTGCAAGAAATATTGGATAGAAAACCTGACATCTGTGTTAGCGGAATCAATCATGGCTCCAATGCATCAATAAATGTGATTTACTCAGGAACCATGAGTGCAGCAATTGAAGCGGGTATCGAGGGTATTCCTGCAATTGGTTTTTCGCTTTGTGATTATTCTTGGGAAGCTGATTTTAGCCATGCTTCCAAATCCATAAAAACTATAGTGACCGAAGCGTTGCTTCATGGTATTCCAAAAGGTATAGTGCTCAATGTAAATATTCCCAAAACGGATGATGAGCCTAAAGGGATAAAAGTTTGCAGACAGGCAAGAGCCAATTGGAAGGAGAAATTTGATAAGCGTATAAGTCCTACAGGAAAAGATTATTATTGGTTAACTGGAGAATTTGAATTACTGGATAAAGGTGAGGACACAGATGAATGGGCGTTGGCTCAGGGCTATGTTTCTGTTGTACCAACACAATTTGACCTTACCGCCCACCATACAATTCCGCAGGTAAATAATTGGAGTTTAAATGAAAAATAG
- a CDS encoding DNA/RNA non-specific endonuclease gives MKNKTIYTLLFIVCVVGFWVFENFYTPDTYSNPNSKADSALKDSRLLPGSTTGAIVQHEHFMLSYNEPYEQAEWVAYELKKSHLTQDDRRRPYFIEDPKVKTKSADWRNYKGSGYDRGHLCPAGDRRFSEYAYNETFYTSNISPQDREFNAGVWNRLEQQVRYWCKKNGNLVVITGGVLENGLEEIGEEDVDVPDAFYKVVFKKNGDSVDVLAFLMPNKESKAKLDSFLVPIDELERITSIDFFEKQSKAWQEKVEGKVNVSGWQF, from the coding sequence ATGAAAAACAAAACCATTTATACGCTTCTCTTTATTGTTTGTGTGGTGGGTTTTTGGGTATTTGAGAATTTTTATACCCCAGATACGTATTCCAATCCAAACAGTAAGGCTGATTCAGCATTAAAGGATTCAAGATTACTGCCAGGCTCAACGACTGGAGCGATTGTGCAACATGAACATTTTATGCTTTCTTACAATGAGCCTTATGAGCAGGCGGAATGGGTGGCATATGAACTTAAAAAAAGTCATTTAACACAAGATGATAGAAGAAGACCCTACTTTATTGAAGACCCAAAAGTAAAAACCAAATCTGCGGATTGGAGGAATTATAAAGGCTCTGGTTATGACAGGGGTCATCTTTGCCCAGCGGGAGATAGGCGATTTTCAGAATATGCGTACAATGAGACTTTTTACACGAGCAATATAAGTCCCCAGGACAGGGAATTCAACGCCGGAGTGTGGAACCGACTGGAACAACAAGTACGCTATTGGTGTAAAAAAAATGGAAACCTTGTTGTGATTACTGGAGGTGTTTTAGAAAATGGATTGGAAGAAATTGGGGAAGAAGATGTGGATGTTCCAGATGCATTCTATAAAGTGGTTTTCAAGAAAAATGGAGATTCTGTGGACGTTCTTGCTTTTTTAATGCCAAATAAAGAAAGTAAGGCGAAGTTGGACAGTTTTTTGGTTCCCATTGATGAATTGGAAAGAATAACATCCATCGATTTTTTTGAAAAGCAGTCCAAAGCTTGGCAAGAAAAGGTGGAAGGAAAAGTAAATGTTTCTGGTTGGCAGTTTTAA
- a CDS encoding DEAD/DEAH box helicase, with protein MTFQDLKLIPSLLKALRDENYTEPTSIQAKSIPLVLNKEDVLGSAQTGTGKTAAFAIPIIQHLVNDQQNKNGKRRISTLVITPTRELAIQIGESFTAYGKYTTITNTVIFGGVNQRAQTNVLKQGVDVLIATPGRLLDLMNQGYISLRDVKYFVLDEADRMLDMGFIHDIKKILAKLPKQRQSLFFSATMPKNILSLSQQILINPKKVAVNPVSSTADTIQQFLYTTNKQDKGKLLLHILENPELEQVLLFSRTKHGANRIVRNLQKKKIECAAIHGDKSQNQRQKALKNFKADSIRVLVATDIAARGIDIDKLRYVINYDIPNEPETYVHRIGRCGRAGEEGTSISICEPEENAYIRDIEKLIKQKIEVVSDNPFPQTDRPMNATEKKALQKEKQRQKQEFFANRNKKRGSQNPGFRRKKR; from the coding sequence ATGACATTCCAAGATTTAAAATTGATTCCTTCCTTACTCAAAGCTTTGAGAGATGAAAACTATACAGAGCCCACATCTATTCAAGCTAAATCCATTCCACTGGTTTTAAACAAAGAAGATGTCTTGGGCAGTGCTCAAACTGGTACAGGAAAGACTGCGGCTTTTGCCATTCCCATTATTCAACACTTGGTGAATGATCAACAAAATAAAAATGGTAAACGAAGGATTTCCACACTGGTGATTACTCCTACCCGTGAGCTTGCCATACAAATTGGAGAAAGCTTTACAGCCTATGGCAAATACACCACAATCACCAATACAGTCATATTTGGAGGCGTAAATCAAAGGGCTCAAACCAATGTATTGAAACAAGGTGTAGATGTCTTAATTGCCACTCCTGGCCGTCTACTGGATTTAATGAACCAAGGATATATCTCTTTACGGGATGTCAAGTATTTTGTACTGGATGAAGCTGACCGTATGCTGGATATGGGCTTTATACACGACATTAAAAAAATCTTGGCCAAATTACCCAAACAAAGACAGTCCTTATTTTTCTCGGCCACCATGCCCAAAAATATTTTGAGCCTGTCCCAACAAATCTTGATCAATCCAAAGAAGGTTGCCGTAAACCCTGTTTCTTCTACAGCAGATACAATTCAACAGTTTTTATATACCACCAACAAACAAGACAAAGGCAAACTGCTTTTGCATATTCTAGAGAATCCTGAATTGGAGCAAGTGCTGCTTTTTTCAAGGACGAAGCACGGGGCAAATCGTATTGTGCGCAATCTCCAGAAGAAAAAAATTGAATGTGCAGCCATTCATGGCGACAAGTCTCAAAACCAACGGCAAAAAGCACTAAAAAACTTCAAAGCTGATAGCATCAGAGTATTGGTGGCTACTGATATTGCAGCTCGTGGTATTGACATAGACAAGCTTCGTTACGTGATCAACTATGATATACCCAATGAGCCTGAAACGTATGTGCATAGAATTGGGCGCTGTGGACGTGCTGGTGAGGAAGGCACTTCCATTTCAATCTGTGAGCCAGAAGAAAACGCATATATAAGGGATATTGAAAAGCTCATCAAACAAAAAATCGAAGTTGTGAGTGACAATCCCTTTCCGCAGACAGACAGACCTATGAATGCCACTGAAAAGAAGGCATTACAGAAGGAAAAGCAACGACAGAAGCAAGAATTTTTTGCCAATCGCAACAAAAAAAGAGGTTCTCAAAATCCTGGTTTCCGAAGAAAGAAAAGGTAA
- a CDS encoding carboxy terminal-processing peptidase, producing the protein MKKNFTLALLVILVAVASCSFTNKSFENDDKDKLLLDLITYVLERGHYEPKDLNDDFSSNVFDDFIDILDPTKRYFLSSDIREFEKYRFQIDDEIKNTDITFFNIVYQRLMKRMDEAQDLYAEVLSQPFDYAIEENINIDYKDQEFASNKKQLKERWRKQLKYNTLGVFDNKIDNKLMEGTNAAIGEGGDIASTNINLNLKNANGVLKDVTIEEIEIASRENTKNTLDEFFDFIDDLERKDWFVQYINTIVDEFDPHTFYFAPDDKEKFDIGMSGKFEGIGARLQKKPEGARIMEIISGGPVWKEQSLEVGDEILKVGQDGAEPTDIVGMRLDDAIKLIKGPKGTIVDLTVRRVDGTVEEVSIKRDVVLLEESYAKSATVKSEENKYGLINLPKFYVDFEDYTERNAATDVAKEVERLKQEGVEGIVLDLRDNGGGSLKTVVEMAGLFIKDGPIVQVRSSGQRKEVHEDKDERIQWDGPLVILVNELSASASEILAAAMQDYKRAVVIGSKQTFGKGTVQNVIPLDNIVRSNEHGDLGAIKLTTQKFYRINGGSTQLEGVKSDIVVPDRYSYIDLGERDQENPLGWDKITPAEYKIWDGYIDFETTVANSKKRMEGNQQIKLIEDNAKWLKEQQDETIVSLSYDAYKKREEQAKKRSDQFKSLREYDSKLTFESLKYETELFTQDSVLREKRNRWHKNLAKDIYVEEAVNVLRDLKLNNIKNSERKLASVKG; encoded by the coding sequence ATGAAAAAGAATTTCACCTTGGCGCTTTTGGTAATTCTTGTTGCTGTAGCCTCATGTAGTTTTACAAATAAGTCTTTTGAAAACGATGATAAGGATAAGCTGTTGTTAGATTTAATAACATATGTCCTGGAACGTGGTCATTATGAGCCCAAAGATTTAAATGATGATTTTTCTTCAAACGTTTTTGATGATTTTATAGATATTCTAGATCCTACAAAAAGATACTTTTTATCTAGTGATATTAGAGAATTTGAAAAATATAGATTTCAGATTGACGATGAAATCAAGAATACGGACATCACTTTCTTCAATATTGTATACCAACGTTTAATGAAGCGAATGGATGAAGCTCAGGATTTATATGCCGAAGTGCTCTCACAACCATTTGATTATGCAATTGAGGAAAATATCAATATTGATTATAAAGATCAGGAATTTGCTTCAAACAAAAAGCAGCTTAAAGAACGGTGGAGAAAACAACTTAAATACAATACACTTGGTGTTTTTGACAATAAGATTGACAACAAACTTATGGAAGGCACCAACGCAGCCATAGGTGAAGGAGGTGATATCGCTTCCACTAACATAAATTTAAATCTGAAAAATGCCAATGGAGTTTTAAAGGATGTAACCATTGAGGAGATAGAAATTGCCTCTAGGGAGAACACTAAAAACACTCTGGATGAATTTTTCGACTTTATTGATGATTTGGAACGCAAAGATTGGTTTGTACAATATATCAATACCATTGTAGATGAATTTGATCCACATACATTCTATTTTGCTCCGGACGACAAAGAGAAATTTGATATTGGTATGTCTGGTAAGTTCGAAGGAATTGGGGCTAGACTACAAAAGAAACCAGAAGGAGCCAGAATTATGGAAATTATTTCTGGAGGCCCAGTTTGGAAAGAGCAAAGCTTGGAAGTTGGCGATGAGATATTAAAAGTTGGGCAAGATGGAGCAGAACCTACTGATATTGTGGGCATGCGTTTAGATGATGCCATTAAATTGATAAAAGGACCAAAGGGAACAATAGTTGACTTAACGGTTAGAAGAGTGGATGGCACTGTTGAAGAAGTTTCCATAAAAAGAGATGTGGTTTTATTGGAGGAATCCTATGCAAAATCTGCTACAGTTAAGAGTGAGGAAAATAAATACGGACTTATTAACCTTCCTAAGTTTTATGTGGACTTTGAGGATTATACGGAGCGCAATGCTGCAACAGATGTTGCCAAAGAAGTAGAGCGTCTAAAACAAGAAGGAGTTGAAGGTATTGTTTTGGATTTAAGAGACAATGGAGGAGGATCCCTAAAAACAGTAGTAGAAATGGCTGGTCTGTTTATTAAAGATGGGCCAATTGTTCAGGTTCGTTCCTCAGGCCAAAGAAAAGAAGTACATGAAGATAAAGATGAACGTATTCAATGGGATGGCCCATTGGTTATTTTGGTGAATGAATTATCCGCTTCTGCCTCTGAAATTTTGGCAGCGGCTATGCAGGATTATAAGCGAGCTGTTGTTATCGGTAGCAAACAAACCTTTGGTAAAGGAACCGTTCAAAATGTAATTCCTTTGGATAATATAGTAAGAAGCAATGAGCACGGAGATTTAGGTGCCATTAAGCTTACCACCCAAAAGTTTTATAGAATCAACGGAGGTTCAACACAGTTGGAAGGTGTTAAAAGTGATATTGTAGTTCCGGATAGATATAGTTATATTGATTTAGGGGAAAGAGATCAAGAAAACCCATTGGGTTGGGATAAGATCACCCCAGCAGAATATAAGATTTGGGATGGTTACATCGATTTTGAAACTACGGTTGCCAATAGTAAAAAAAGAATGGAAGGCAATCAGCAAATCAAGTTGATAGAAGACAATGCCAAATGGCTTAAAGAGCAACAAGATGAAACTATTGTTTCTTTAAGTTACGATGCCTACAAAAAAAGGGAAGAACAAGCCAAAAAACGTTCGGATCAATTTAAGAGTCTAAGAGAATACGATTCAAAATTGACATTTGAATCTTTAAAGTATGAAACCGAGCTGTTTACACAAGATTCTGTGCTAAGAGAGAAAAGAAATAGATGGCACAAGAATTTGGCAAAAGACATCTATGTAGAAGAAGCTGTGAATGTATTAAGGGATTTGAAGTTAAACAATATTAAGAACAGTGAAAGAAAATTGGCAAGCGTAAAAGGATAG
- a CDS encoding ComEC/Rec2 family competence protein, whose translation MHFFNFVSIKLTLYLVIGIIIGFYFEINPQASFFTLLGLFPCLFWFNRKQSRNGPPFFELTTILVTLLLGVFIVNISESRKLPHHYSNKEINGVKQWGLKILEVLKPNHYTQRYVAKVITLENEKSTGKLVVNFPTDSTMSKLKVDDEFIVFSSAEAIKSPLNPHQFNYKDYLKKQGVYHQIRTGYDDIQLKENPKKTIFGLASKFREHIVSKLKNEAFGKDELAVIQALLLGKRDDISESTYNNYKNAGAVHILAVSGLHIGILLLLFQFLLSPLERLPNGKTLKLILIVLLLWTYAFIAGLSPSVVRAVTMFSFLAYAMHLNRPTNSFNIIALSMFFILLIKPLFLFQVGFQMSYAAVFAIVWIYPKLQRFWFPENMIIRKVWQLVAVSIAAQLGVLPISLFYFHQFPALFFISNLLIIPFLGLILGMGILVILLSIFNSLPNFMTDIYNVVIKTMNGTIDWVAKQEGFIIKDIPFDTVQMILGYLVILTLVMFLSKPKLKNTIVLLIGIITLQGWSIWNQIQVQKKETLVLLHKSKNTLLLHQKGTSLKFYASDSSTIGSLANDYKTSERIQSASYQTLKNNFNISGKNLYVMDSLGIYSLVKDQDYILLTQSPKVNLERVIDATNPKMVIADGSNYRSHVSRWKQTCLKKEIPFHSTGEKGYYSFRLNLDQ comes from the coding sequence ATGCACTTTTTCAATTTTGTATCTATTAAATTAACGTTATACCTTGTAATAGGCATTATCATTGGGTTCTATTTTGAAATAAATCCACAAGCCTCTTTTTTTACCCTTCTAGGGTTATTCCCGTGTTTATTTTGGTTCAACAGGAAACAATCTCGTAATGGACCTCCTTTTTTTGAATTGACCACAATCCTCGTTACCCTATTGCTTGGTGTTTTTATTGTTAATATTTCCGAATCTCGAAAACTTCCCCATCACTATTCCAACAAAGAAATAAATGGAGTCAAGCAATGGGGGCTTAAAATTTTGGAAGTTCTTAAACCAAATCATTATACACAGCGCTATGTTGCCAAGGTCATTACTTTGGAAAATGAAAAAAGTACTGGAAAGCTAGTTGTAAATTTCCCAACCGATTCCACAATGAGCAAATTAAAGGTTGATGATGAATTTATTGTGTTTTCTAGTGCAGAAGCTATTAAATCTCCATTGAACCCGCATCAATTTAACTACAAAGACTACCTGAAAAAGCAAGGGGTCTATCATCAAATCCGAACAGGTTACGATGATATTCAATTAAAAGAGAATCCCAAGAAAACCATTTTTGGTTTGGCTTCAAAATTTAGGGAACATATTGTTTCAAAATTAAAAAATGAAGCCTTTGGAAAAGATGAACTTGCGGTAATTCAGGCATTGCTATTGGGCAAACGAGATGATATCTCTGAAAGCACGTATAACAATTATAAAAACGCTGGAGCTGTTCATATTTTAGCCGTTTCCGGACTTCATATTGGTATTCTATTATTGCTATTTCAGTTTCTGCTGTCTCCTTTAGAGCGACTTCCAAATGGCAAGACCCTGAAATTGATATTAATTGTCCTTCTTCTTTGGACATATGCATTTATAGCAGGCCTTTCCCCTTCTGTTGTAAGAGCCGTAACCATGTTCTCTTTTCTGGCATATGCCATGCATTTGAATAGACCGACAAACTCTTTCAACATTATTGCACTATCCATGTTCTTTATTTTGCTGATAAAACCCCTGTTTTTGTTTCAGGTAGGGTTTCAAATGAGTTATGCAGCAGTTTTTGCCATTGTCTGGATATACCCTAAACTTCAACGCTTTTGGTTTCCCGAAAACATGATTATCCGTAAAGTTTGGCAATTAGTAGCGGTAAGTATTGCTGCCCAACTAGGGGTTTTACCCATCAGTCTTTTTTATTTTCATCAATTTCCAGCGTTATTTTTTATATCAAACCTTCTGATAATACCATTTTTAGGGTTGATTCTGGGAATGGGAATCTTAGTTATTCTCTTATCCATTTTCAATAGTCTCCCCAATTTCATGACTGACATTTATAATGTGGTTATTAAAACTATGAATGGCACTATTGATTGGGTAGCCAAACAAGAAGGCTTTATCATCAAGGACATTCCTTTTGATACTGTTCAAATGATTTTAGGTTACCTAGTTATCCTCACACTAGTTATGTTTCTTTCCAAACCAAAACTAAAAAATACTATTGTACTTCTAATAGGAATTATAACATTACAGGGATGGAGTATCTGGAATCAAATTCAGGTGCAGAAAAAGGAGACTCTGGTATTGTTACACAAATCCAAGAATACATTGTTGTTGCATCAAAAAGGAACTTCTTTAAAATTTTATGCATCAGACAGCAGTACTATTGGTTCTTTGGCAAATGATTACAAAACATCCGAGCGGATTCAGTCCGCTTCATATCAAACACTAAAAAACAACTTCAACATTAGTGGAAAAAATCTATATGTTATGGATAGTCTAGGAATATATTCGCTGGTAAAAGATCAGGATTATATACTGCTCACCCAATCTCCAAAGGTTAATCTGGAAAGAGTGATAGATGCCACCAATCCTAAAATGGTTATCGCAGATGGCAGTAACTACAGAAGCCATGTCTCACGTTGGAAACAAACCTGTTTAAAAAAAGAAATCCCTTTTCACAGCACTGGCGAAAAGGGATACTATTCTTTTAGGCTTAACTTAGATCAATGA